GATTCAAGCAAAGAGTTACAAGGTCTGATATATATTGATCTTTTAAATTTTGATAAATAAATTTACTAAAGCCCGCTAAAAACCTGTTTGGGAAAGGTTTTTTATAAACCGCATCTAAAATATCTTCCTTGGATAATTTAAAACGGGTAATAAAGCGCTGGGCTATATGCTCTGGTACTTCCTTGTTTAAATAATCCTTTATAAAAGTTTTACCCATGTGAGCCCCGCTTCCTTCGTCTCCTAATATAAAACCAAGGGCAGGAATATTTTCAACAATGTTTTTTCCATCATACCAACAGGAATTAGAACCTGTACCTAATATTGCAGCCAGCCCGGGATTTGTGCCACAGGTTGCTCTTGCCGCAGCTAACAGATCATGATTCACCTCAACATTAGCCTCTGGGAATACTTTTTTCAGCCCCTCTTGCACAACAGCACACTTTATCTCAGAAGAACAACCAGCCCCATAAAAATAAATGTCAACTCCGCCTAAATCAATTCCAGAAGGAAGTTGATGAAAAAATTCATTTTTTAAGATGCTTGAAATATCTTCTGAATCCTGAAAAAAAGGATTAAAACCCTGGGTTTTTAGCTGATGTATTTTAGAATTATTATCAACAAGTCTCCAGTCTGTTTTTGTAGAACCGCTATCTGCAATTAAAAGCATAGGTAAAATAAAAAGCGGCCCTGGAAAATCCAAAGCCGCTGTAAATTTAATAAAATTAGTTTTAAGAATTTACTGTAAAAATCAAACTGAATTCAAAGTAAAAACAACACAGAATGCAATCCTGTTAAATGTTGATTTTTATACCAGCATTAATTTGTCTGAAACCATCGGGCATAATACCTGATGAAACTCTATGAAGTCTTGAACCCTGGTAGATTTCATAATGTTTTTACCTGTAGCAAAAAGTGTTATTCCTTTAACAAATTTATTTTTTGAACCAGCAAATGAATAGGAAGGATTCACATCAACAGTTGAGAAAGCTTTAAGTTTTCCAACTGCACCTTCGCCTGTTTCATTTTCAAAATTAAGGTAATCGGTGTATTGGGTTCCAACCATGTTATAATTTGCACCTATGTTGAATCCTTTAAAACCATAGTTAATGGAAAAGTCCATAATTGTAGCAGGAATGTAAGGGGCTGCATTGGCTGAAATGCCATCTTTTCCGAATTTGTAATCCAGTTTCTTGATTTTAGAAAAATCATCGGAACAACCAGATTTTATACAAAATAATCAAAAAAAGTGAAAATGGAATAGGTTGTTTCAAAAACAGATAAAGACCCAATTAAAGAAAAATCCTTAATTGCTGGTTGATGAGAAAAGATATTTATTGGGGCTAATAATTTCTTTTTTGATTGCGTAAATTACAATTCCTGCTGTATTGTTTACACCTATTTTATTCATGATGTTTTTGCGGTGGGTATTAATTGTATGCGGACTTAAAAAGAGCAGGTCTGCAATTTGTTTATTCGAATAGCCCTCTGCAATAAACTTAATGATTTCTTCTTCTCTATCAGATATGTTAATGCCCTCACATGTTGCAAAGGAACTAATGCTTAATGGATTTGCATTCTCTGTTTGGTTTACAATTACATCCAAAACCTTGCTGCAGTAAAACTTCTCTGCTTTTGAAGTGGAATAAATAGCCTCAATTATCTCCTCTCTGTCACAGTTCTTTAAAAGTATACTAGTTACACCTATTTTTATTGAAGAAACAAAAAACATTTTGGTTTGATCCTGAATAATAGCCAGTATATTGATTCCTGGAGCCAAAGCTCTTATTTTTGAAATATCATCCAATTGAAATGCTGATGAGGCATGGTCAATTATTAAAACATCTGGACAGCAAGAGCTAAGATATTCATATAATTCAGTTGAATTTTCTGCTACTCCGATGAAAGAAAATCCTTTTACAGACTGTACCAGGGATTTCAAGCCCTCGGCAGCAATAAACTGATTATCAGCAATTAGAACTTTTATAGCAGGCATTCCTTTCTTTGCTATTTAGAATGTTTTTAAATAACGATACAAACATACAGAGTAAACAGCAATAATCAAAATGTTAATATCAACATATACTAATTAATTCAAAAATAATTAAAAGCATTTAATTATTCATGAATCAGCATTAGCTTGCCCTAAAAACTCCACCACCAAATTTAAGCCTTAGAAAGGGTCCTCCCAGATTAAAAACAGGACCTCCGGGGATATTTGCATTAAACTTATACCAACCCTCTGTAGGCAGAGAGAGAACATAACCAAGGGAAACACCAAAATGAAAACCATTTAAATGAATAG
The sequence above is a segment of the Bacteroidota bacterium genome. Coding sequences within it:
- a CDS encoding N-acetylglucosamine kinase, whose protein sequence is MDFPGPLFILPMLLIADSGSTKTDWRLVDNNSKIHQLKTQGFNPFFQDSEDISSILKNEFFHQLPSGIDLGGVDIYFYGAGCSSEIKCAVVQEGLKKVFPEANVEVNHDLLAAARATCGTNPGLAAILGTGSNSCWYDGKNIVENIPALGFILGDEGSGAHMGKTFIKDYLNKEVPEHIAQRFITRFKLSKEDILDAVYKKPFPNRFLAGFSKFIYQNLKDQYISDLVTLCLNQFFDKHICKYQPNNQLKLNVVGSVGFYFSNYLTRIALERGLETDKIIESPIAGLTLYHLGEFDSKQ
- a CDS encoding TonB-dependent receptor, which codes for MDFSINYGFKGFNIGANYNMVGTQYTDYLNFENETGEGAVGKLKAFSTVDVNPSYSFAGSKNKFVKGITLFATGKNIMKSTRVQDFIEFHQVLCPMVSDKLMLV
- a CDS encoding response regulator transcription factor produces the protein MPAIKVLIADNQFIAAEGLKSLVQSVKGFSFIGVAENSTELYEYLSSCCPDVLIIDHASSAFQLDDISKIRALAPGINILAIIQDQTKMFFVSSIKIGVTSILLKNCDREEIIEAIYSTSKAEKFYCSKVLDVIVNQTENANPLSISSFATCEGINISDREEEIIKFIAEGYSNKQIADLLFLSPHTINTHRKNIMNKIGVNNTAGIVIYAIKKEIISPNKYLFSSTSN